From a region of the Vallicoccus soli genome:
- a CDS encoding thymidine kinase, producing the protein MAELVFFSGTMDCGKSTLALQLDHNRRARGLRGIVLTAHDRAGESRVSSRLGLVVPAVEVTPGLDLGALVRGRMTAGERVDYLVCDEAMFYTPEQVEQLAALVDDLGVDVMAFGLTTDFRGRLFPGSARLIELADRFELLQVEALCWCGARATHNARTVDGAMVTEGATVVVGDVRDSGPSGEPAAPQAGGEVAYEVLCRRHHVRRTTSAVAGTEGPAEVLPFEAR; encoded by the coding sequence GTGGCCGAGCTCGTCTTCTTCTCCGGCACGATGGACTGCGGCAAGTCCACGCTCGCCCTGCAGCTCGACCACAACCGCCGGGCGCGCGGGCTGCGCGGCATCGTGCTGACGGCGCACGACCGCGCGGGGGAGAGCAGGGTGTCCAGCCGGCTCGGGCTCGTCGTCCCGGCGGTGGAGGTGACGCCCGGGCTCGACCTGGGCGCGCTGGTGCGCGGGCGCATGACGGCCGGGGAGCGCGTCGACTACCTCGTGTGCGACGAGGCGATGTTCTACACGCCGGAGCAGGTCGAGCAGCTCGCGGCGCTCGTGGACGACCTGGGTGTGGACGTCATGGCGTTCGGCCTCACCACGGACTTCCGCGGCCGGCTCTTCCCCGGCTCCGCGCGGCTCATCGAGCTCGCCGACCGGTTCGAGCTGCTGCAGGTCGAGGCCCTGTGCTGGTGCGGTGCGCGCGCGACGCACAACGCGCGCACCGTCGACGGGGCCATGGTGACCGAGGGCGCCACGGTCGTCGTCGGCGACGTCCGCGACAGCGGCCCGTCGGGCGAGCCGGCGGCGCCGCAGGCCGGGGGCGAGGTCGCGTACGAGGTCCTCTGCCGCCGCCACCACGTCCGGCGGACGACCTCCGCCGTCGCGGGCACGGAGGGGCCGGCCGAGGTGCTGCCGTTCGAGGCGCGCTAG